A stretch of the Amycolatopsis sp. BJA-103 genome encodes the following:
- the pdxS gene encoding pyridoxal 5'-phosphate synthase lyase subunit PdxS, producing the protein MSDDSTNTATTSLTGTARVKRGMAEMLKGGVIMDVVTAEQAKIAEDAGAVAVMALERVPADIRAQGGVARMSDPDLIDGIIEAVSIPVMAKARIGHFVEAQLLQSLGVDYIDESEVLTPADFENHIDKWAYTVPFVCGATNLGEALRRINEGAAMIRSKGEAGTGDVSNATTHMRKIRAELRRLSSLPEDELYVAAKELQAPYELVKEVAEKGKLPVVLFTAGGIATPADAAMMMQLGAEGVFVGSGIFKSGNPAQRAEAIVKATTFYDDPDVIAKVSRGLGEAMVGINVADLPEPHRLAERGW; encoded by the coding sequence GTGTCTGACGACTCCACGAACACGGCCACCACCTCGCTCACCGGCACCGCCCGGGTCAAGCGCGGGATGGCGGAGATGCTCAAGGGCGGTGTGATCATGGACGTGGTCACCGCCGAGCAGGCGAAGATCGCCGAAGACGCCGGTGCCGTCGCGGTGATGGCGCTCGAGCGGGTCCCCGCGGACATCCGCGCGCAGGGCGGTGTCGCGCGGATGAGCGACCCGGATCTGATCGACGGCATCATCGAGGCCGTCTCGATCCCCGTGATGGCGAAGGCCCGCATCGGCCACTTCGTCGAGGCTCAGCTGCTGCAGTCGCTCGGCGTCGACTACATCGACGAGTCCGAGGTGCTGACCCCGGCCGACTTCGAGAACCACATCGACAAGTGGGCCTACACCGTGCCCTTCGTCTGTGGTGCGACCAACCTCGGTGAGGCGCTGCGCCGGATCAACGAGGGCGCGGCGATGATCCGCTCCAAGGGCGAGGCCGGCACCGGCGACGTCTCGAACGCGACCACGCACATGCGCAAGATCCGCGCGGAGCTGCGTCGCCTTTCCTCGCTGCCCGAGGACGAGCTTTACGTCGCGGCGAAGGAACTCCAGGCCCCGTACGAACTCGTCAAGGAGGTCGCGGAGAAGGGCAAGCTGCCCGTCGTGCTGTTTACCGCCGGCGGCATCGCGACCCCGGCCGACGCCGCGATGATGATGCAGCTCGGCGCCGAAGGCGTGTTCGTCGGCTCCGGCATCTTCAAGTCCGGCAACCCGGCGCAGCGCGCCGAGGCGATCGTCAAGGCGACCACGTTCTACGACGACCCGGACGTCATCGCGAAGGTTTCGCGCGGTCTCGGCGAGGCGATGGTCGGCATCAACGTCGCGGACTTGCCCGAGCCGCACCGGCTGGCTGAGCGCGGCTGGTAA
- a CDS encoding elongation factor G-like protein EF-G2 → MAEKQSKNGDSGAAVAVDDPAKVRNVVLVGPSGSGKTTLAEALLAASGTVTRAGSVVEGTTVCDHDPAAVRQQRSVGLSVAPVLHQGHKINLIDTPGYADFVGELRAGLRAADAALFVVCAAEGVDAATIAVWEECAAVGMPRAVVVSRLDHHRADPEGEIAACQEAFGAGVLPLYLPARDGLVGLITRRYFDYSHGFPPEVGEPDGNDLARLTEARNELIEGVIAESEDESLMDRYLSGEEIAEDTLIADLETAVARGSFHPVIPVCATTGVGLAEVLDGIVRAFPSPLEHVPPEVTSPTGEPHALLRADPDGPLAAEVVRTAVDSYVGRVSLVRVFSGTLRPERPVHVSGHGLAERGHEDHDADERVAHLYSPLGANLREVPYCVAGDLCALTKVGSAETGDTVSSPEDPLIMKPWTMPEPLLPVAVIAKTRSDEDTLARNLSRLVAGDPTLRLDRNAETNQLVLWCMGEAHADVVLSRLRAGGADVDTEPVRISLRSTFAGPGRGHGRHVKQSGGHGQFAVCDIEVQPLPRGSGFEFVDKVVGGSVPHQFIPSVEKGVRAQAQRGLVDGHPLIDIRVTLVDGKAHSVDSSDAAFQTAGALALKEAAAAGKIALLEPLEEVAVRLPDEHLGTVLGDLSSRRGRVLGTESGEGGRTVIRAEVPAAELLRYAIDLRSLTSGTATFTRKHARFEPMPEGAVAL, encoded by the coding sequence ATGGCCGAGAAACAGAGCAAGAACGGAGACTCCGGGGCCGCCGTCGCTGTGGACGACCCGGCGAAAGTGCGCAATGTCGTCCTGGTCGGCCCGTCGGGATCCGGCAAGACGACACTCGCCGAAGCACTGCTCGCCGCGTCCGGCACGGTGACGCGGGCGGGCTCGGTCGTGGAGGGCACCACGGTGTGCGACCACGATCCCGCCGCGGTCCGGCAGCAGCGGTCGGTCGGCCTCTCGGTCGCGCCGGTGCTGCACCAGGGCCACAAGATCAACCTCATCGACACCCCCGGGTACGCCGATTTCGTCGGCGAACTGCGGGCCGGGCTCCGCGCCGCCGACGCGGCGCTGTTCGTGGTCTGCGCGGCGGAAGGCGTCGACGCGGCCACGATCGCGGTCTGGGAGGAGTGCGCGGCCGTCGGGATGCCGAGGGCGGTGGTCGTCTCCCGGCTCGACCATCACCGCGCCGACCCCGAGGGCGAGATCGCGGCCTGCCAGGAGGCCTTCGGGGCCGGCGTCCTGCCGCTGTACCTACCCGCTCGTGACGGTCTCGTCGGGCTCATCACGCGCCGCTACTTCGACTATTCGCACGGCTTCCCGCCCGAAGTCGGCGAGCCGGACGGGAACGATCTCGCCCGGCTGACCGAGGCCCGCAACGAACTGATCGAAGGCGTCATCGCCGAGAGCGAGGACGAGTCGTTGATGGACCGGTATCTCTCCGGTGAGGAGATCGCCGAGGACACGCTGATCGCCGACCTCGAGACCGCGGTCGCCCGCGGGTCCTTCCATCCGGTGATCCCGGTGTGCGCGACGACGGGGGTCGGGCTCGCCGAAGTCCTCGACGGGATCGTCCGTGCCTTCCCCTCACCGCTGGAGCACGTCCCGCCGGAGGTCACCTCACCCACCGGCGAGCCGCACGCGCTTCTCCGCGCCGATCCCGACGGCCCGCTGGCCGCCGAGGTCGTCCGGACCGCTGTCGACTCCTACGTCGGCCGGGTGTCGCTGGTGCGGGTGTTCTCCGGGACGCTTCGCCCGGAACGCCCGGTGCACGTCTCCGGCCACGGGCTCGCCGAACGCGGGCACGAGGATCACGACGCCGACGAGCGGGTCGCGCATCTGTACTCGCCGCTCGGCGCGAACCTGCGCGAAGTCCCGTACTGCGTCGCGGGCGACCTCTGCGCGCTCACCAAGGTCGGCTCGGCCGAGACGGGCGACACCGTCTCCTCCCCCGAAGACCCGCTGATCATGAAACCGTGGACGATGCCGGAACCGCTGCTGCCGGTCGCCGTCATCGCGAAGACACGCAGCGACGAGGACACGCTGGCGCGCAACCTTTCCCGGCTCGTCGCGGGCGACCCGACCCTGCGGCTGGACCGCAACGCCGAGACGAACCAGCTCGTGCTGTGGTGCATGGGCGAGGCCCACGCCGACGTCGTGCTGTCGCGGCTGCGCGCGGGAGGCGCCGACGTGGACACCGAACCCGTCCGCATCAGCCTGCGGTCGACCTTCGCCGGGCCGGGCCGCGGGCACGGGCGGCACGTCAAGCAGTCCGGAGGCCACGGCCAGTTCGCCGTCTGCGACATCGAAGTCCAACCGCTGCCACGGGGTTCCGGCTTCGAGTTCGTGGACAAGGTCGTCGGCGGTTCGGTGCCGCACCAGTTCATCCCCAGCGTCGAGAAGGGAGTCCGGGCGCAGGCCCAGCGAGGGCTGGTCGACGGGCACCCGCTGATCGACATCCGGGTGACCCTGGTCGACGGCAAGGCGCACAGCGTCGACTCGTCGGACGCCGCGTTCCAGACGGCGGGCGCGCTGGCGCTGAAGGAGGCGGCCGCGGCCGGGAAGATCGCGTTGCTGGAGCCACTCGAAGAGGTGGCGGTGCGGCTTCCGGACGAGCATCTGGGCACCGTGCTGGGTGATCTCTCGTCCCGGCGAGGCCGCGTTCTCGGCACCGAATCGGGTGAAGGCGGCCGCACGGTCATCCGCGCCGAGGTCCCCGCGGCGGAACTACTGCGCTACGCGATCGACCTGCGTTCGCTGACCTCGGGCACGGCGACCTTCACCCGCAAGCACGCCCGGTTCGAGCCGATGCCGGAAGGAGCGGTGGCGCTCTAG
- a CDS encoding FAD-binding oxidoreductase: MELDRRTVLRLAGAVPMLAAVPAAIPGHGGGDEWERLRARLTGTLFRPGEPGYDEARLGFFSLYDHRLPAGIAVCANEDDVRRCVDFAARHHVPIAARSGGHSYAGYSIVDKGLIVDLSRLNAIEIRPGGRAAIGAGAQLGQVYEALAAAGRALPAGSCPSVGIAGLTLGGGIGVLGRKYGLTCDSLESVRFVGADGKLRVVSEGTAPDLLWALRGGGGGNFGIVTSFTFRTAAARTLTNFGLTFPPAVLADLVAAWQDWQPAMPDELWSGMGLGSAAVNCGGCFVGRATELNPLIDDLVRRVGTEPLTRDVSEQSHLATMRAFAEETHFPAAVAQRGEYVSTSRMLTHRVPDPGALASLLTSDPELYSIVDAYGGAIARVPSIESCFPHRSALGSIQITRGLAGGEAHARQVIGRVRDELGREFGQAGYVNYIDPEMPDWAKAYYGDSLPRLRRVARKYDPDGLFAFEQGLAR; the protein is encoded by the coding sequence ATGGAGCTCGACAGGCGGACGGTGTTGCGACTGGCAGGTGCGGTCCCGATGCTGGCGGCGGTGCCCGCGGCGATCCCGGGGCACGGCGGCGGGGACGAATGGGAACGGCTGCGAGCCCGGCTGACGGGCACGCTCTTCCGGCCCGGTGAGCCGGGGTACGACGAAGCGCGGCTCGGGTTCTTCTCGCTGTACGACCATCGGCTGCCCGCCGGGATCGCGGTCTGCGCGAACGAGGACGATGTCCGGCGCTGTGTCGACTTCGCCGCGCGGCACCACGTGCCGATCGCGGCTCGCTCGGGCGGGCACAGCTACGCCGGTTACTCCATTGTGGACAAAGGGCTCATCGTCGATCTGTCCCGGCTGAACGCGATCGAGATCCGGCCGGGTGGCCGCGCGGCGATCGGAGCCGGCGCGCAGCTCGGCCAGGTGTACGAAGCGTTGGCGGCGGCGGGCCGCGCGTTGCCCGCGGGCAGTTGCCCGTCGGTCGGCATCGCCGGGCTGACCCTCGGCGGCGGGATCGGCGTCTTGGGCCGCAAGTACGGACTGACCTGCGACAGCCTGGAATCCGTGCGGTTCGTCGGCGCGGACGGGAAACTGCGTGTGGTGTCGGAGGGGACCGCGCCGGACCTGCTGTGGGCGTTGCGTGGCGGTGGCGGCGGCAACTTCGGCATCGTCACCTCGTTCACCTTCCGCACGGCGGCGGCCAGGACGCTGACGAACTTCGGACTGACCTTCCCGCCCGCCGTGCTGGCCGACCTGGTCGCGGCCTGGCAGGACTGGCAGCCCGCGATGCCTGACGAACTGTGGTCCGGGATGGGCCTCGGATCGGCGGCCGTCAACTGCGGTGGCTGTTTCGTGGGTCGTGCCACGGAGCTGAACCCGCTCATCGACGACCTCGTCCGCCGCGTCGGCACCGAGCCGCTCACCCGGGATGTGAGCGAACAGAGCCACCTGGCGACCATGCGCGCCTTCGCCGAGGAGACCCATTTCCCGGCCGCGGTGGCGCAGCGAGGGGAGTACGTCTCCACTTCGCGGATGCTGACCCATCGGGTTCCGGATCCCGGCGCGCTGGCGTCACTGCTGACCAGTGATCCCGAGCTGTACTCGATCGTCGACGCGTACGGCGGCGCGATCGCGCGGGTGCCGTCGATCGAGTCTTGCTTCCCGCACCGGTCCGCGCTCGGCAGTATCCAGATCACCCGCGGCCTGGCAGGCGGCGAAGCGCACGCGCGCCAGGTGATCGGCCGGGTCAGGGACGAACTCGGCCGGGAATTCGGGCAGGCCGGGTACGTCAACTACATCGACCCGGAGATGCCGGACTGGGCGAAGGCGTACTACGGCGACAGCCTGCCGCGGCTGCGCCGGGTGGCGCGGAAGTACGACCCGGACGGCCTGTTCGCCTTCGAGCAGGGCCTAGCCCGCTAA